One region of Mesobacillus boroniphilus genomic DNA includes:
- a CDS encoding lytic transglycosylase domain-containing protein: MNVDQLKVMLELQALQNFNQPTSQSGNGLFQEILSGILSDQSNALGATATRLEELFDNAQIAVNNFDLAKQNIGQMLPPIQLTKVAAKSNADFDGIIDKAAAIFNIPAKLIKSVIQKESNFNPNAVSHAGASGLMQLMPATARGLGVKNAFDPAENILAGSKYLRQMLDRYDNNIELALAAYNAGPGNVDKYGGIPPFKETQNYVRKVTDVFYG, from the coding sequence ATGAATGTTGACCAGTTAAAAGTCATGCTTGAATTGCAGGCACTTCAAAACTTCAACCAGCCAACCAGCCAATCTGGAAACGGCCTTTTTCAGGAAATACTTTCTGGCATCCTTAGTGACCAAAGCAATGCTCTTGGTGCCACTGCAACAAGGCTGGAAGAGTTATTTGACAACGCGCAAATTGCAGTTAACAATTTTGATTTAGCAAAACAGAACATTGGGCAAATGTTGCCGCCTATTCAACTGACGAAAGTGGCTGCCAAAAGCAATGCTGATTTTGATGGTATAATTGATAAGGCTGCTGCCATTTTCAATATTCCAGCCAAGCTCATTAAGTCTGTCATTCAAAAGGAATCGAATTTTAATCCAAATGCCGTAAGCCATGCAGGTGCTTCAGGGCTGATGCAATTGATGCCTGCGACAGCCAGGGGCCTCGGCGTTAAAAATGCATTTGATCCAGCGGAGAATATACTCGCAGGAAGTAAATACCTTCGTCAAATGCTCGACAGGTATGACAATAATATAGAGCTCGCGCTTGCAGCATATAATGCTGGACCGGGAAATGTAGACAAATATGGGGGAATCCCTCCATTTAAAGAAACGCAAAACTATGTACGGAAAGTCACGGATGTCTTTTACGGATAA
- the pepF gene encoding oligoendopeptidase F — MSNESAVKKLPARDEAATENTWRLEDIFANDEQWEKEFNEVKGLIPSVQEYQGKLGESAEQLYTALQLQDKLLERLGRLYTYAHMRYDQDTTNSYYQGLDDRIKNLYSQAASGLAYIVPEILAVDEEKIKGFLNEKEELKLYEHALEEINLQRPHVLSAEEEALLAQASEVMSSPSNTFGMLNNADLEFPSIKDENGEEVEITHGRYIRFLESEDRRVREDAFKAVYKTYGSFKNTFASTLSGNIKKDNFNARIRKYDSARHAALAANNIPESVYENLVNTVNDNLHLLHRYVKLRRKVLGLEKLHMYDLYTPLVKNVKMEIPYEEAKEYVLKGLAPLGEEYNHVLQEGFENRWVDVYENKGKRSGAYSSGAYGTNPYILMNWQDNVNNLFTLAHEFGHSVHSYYTRKTQPYPYGNYSIFVAEVASTCNEALLNDYMLKTIDDEQKRLYLLNHYLEGFRGTVFRQTMFAEFEHMIHQKAQNNEALTADSLTKDYYELNKKYFGEEDIMIDEEIGLEWSRIPHFYYNYYVYQYATGFSAATALSKQILEEGQPAVERYIDFLKSGSSDYPIEVLKKAGVDMTSSKPIEEALKVFEEKLNEMEALLS; from the coding sequence ATGTCAAACGAATCTGCAGTAAAAAAATTACCAGCAAGGGATGAGGCTGCCACAGAGAATACGTGGAGACTTGAGGATATTTTTGCGAATGATGAGCAATGGGAAAAAGAATTTAATGAAGTTAAAGGCTTAATCCCTTCTGTTCAGGAGTATCAGGGCAAGCTTGGTGAAAGTGCTGAACAACTATATACCGCACTCCAATTGCAGGATAAATTGCTTGAGCGTCTTGGAAGGCTTTATACATACGCACATATGCGCTATGACCAGGATACAACGAACTCCTACTATCAGGGTCTTGATGACCGCATCAAGAATCTGTATTCTCAAGCGGCAAGCGGGCTTGCCTACATCGTACCAGAAATTCTCGCTGTTGATGAAGAGAAAATAAAAGGCTTCTTGAATGAAAAAGAAGAGTTGAAGCTTTATGAACATGCATTGGAGGAAATCAACCTTCAGCGTCCGCATGTCCTATCCGCTGAAGAGGAAGCGCTTCTCGCTCAGGCTTCAGAGGTCATGAGCTCACCTTCCAATACATTTGGTATGCTAAACAATGCTGATTTAGAATTCCCTTCAATCAAGGACGAGAACGGAGAAGAAGTGGAAATCACACATGGCCGCTACATCCGGTTCCTTGAAAGCGAGGATCGCAGGGTTCGTGAGGATGCTTTCAAAGCTGTTTACAAAACATATGGCAGCTTTAAAAATACCTTCGCCAGCACGTTGAGCGGAAATATCAAAAAAGATAATTTCAATGCAAGGATTCGCAAATATGACTCTGCAAGGCATGCCGCACTTGCTGCGAATAATATTCCTGAAAGTGTCTATGAGAACCTTGTGAATACTGTGAATGACAATTTGCACCTGCTGCACAGATATGTAAAGCTGCGCAGGAAGGTATTAGGTCTGGAAAAGCTTCATATGTATGACCTATATACACCATTAGTGAAAAATGTGAAAATGGAAATCCCATATGAGGAAGCTAAAGAGTATGTCCTAAAAGGCTTAGCGCCACTTGGAGAGGAATATAATCATGTTCTTCAAGAGGGCTTTGAAAATCGTTGGGTAGATGTATATGAGAATAAAGGAAAGCGCAGCGGAGCATATTCTTCAGGTGCGTATGGCACAAATCCGTATATCCTGATGAACTGGCAAGACAATGTAAATAACTTGTTTACACTGGCTCACGAGTTCGGACATTCCGTGCACAGCTACTACACAAGAAAGACACAGCCATATCCATACGGCAACTACTCGATTTTCGTTGCTGAAGTGGCGTCTACTTGCAATGAGGCGTTACTGAATGACTATATGTTAAAAACAATTGATGATGAGCAGAAGCGTCTGTATCTTTTGAATCATTACCTTGAAGGCTTCAGGGGAACCGTATTCAGACAGACGATGTTCGCTGAATTTGAACATATGATTCACCAAAAGGCACAGAATAACGAAGCATTAACAGCTGATTCACTGACAAAGGACTACTACGAGCTCAACAAAAAGTATTTCGGTGAAGAGGATATCATGATTGATGAAGAAATCGGTCTTGAATGGTCAAGAATACCGCATTTCTACTACAATTATTATGTATACCAATATGCGACTGGCTTCAGTGCGGCGACTGCGTTGAGCAAACAAATCCTTGAAGAAGGGCAGCCGGCTGTTGAACGATATATTGATTTCTTAAAATCAGGCAGCTCAGATTATCCAATCGAAGTACTGAAAAAAGCAGGCGTCGATATGACAAGTTCGAAACCAATCGAGGAAGCATTGAAAGTCTTCGAAGAAAAGCTAAACGAAATGGAAGCATTGCTTTCATAA
- a CDS encoding globin, which yields MVENKTLPFEAIGEGTLHRLVDAFYHRVGMHPDLAPIFPDDLTETARKQKQFLTQYLGGPPLYTNEHGHPMLRARHLPFEITPVRATAWLACMAEAMDEVGLDGPVREDFYARLYLTAQHMINTPDDETGDNT from the coding sequence ATGGTTGAGAATAAGACCTTACCATTCGAAGCCATTGGCGAAGGGACACTTCACCGGCTGGTTGATGCTTTTTACCACCGCGTTGGAATGCATCCTGATCTTGCTCCTATATTCCCGGATGACTTAACAGAAACTGCGCGAAAACAAAAGCAGTTTTTAACTCAATATTTAGGAGGTCCACCCTTATATACCAATGAACATGGCCATCCTATGCTCCGCGCAAGACATTTGCCGTTCGAAATCACGCCGGTCAGGGCGACAGCCTGGCTTGCCTGTATGGCTGAGGCCATGGATGAAGTGGGGCTGGATGGACCTGTAAGGGAAGATTTTTACGCAAGACTTTATCTGACCGCCCAGCATATGATCAATACACCAGATGATGAAACTGGTGATAACACATGA
- a CDS encoding CYTH domain-containing protein, whose amino-acid sequence MSQNIEIEFKNMLTEEEFHFLEKYFKIEPEQFKKQINHYFDTNSFTLKDHGSALRIREKESQFEMTLKQPAELGLLETNQMITTSQTEEALSTGKLPEGEVKDAVGSLIEDTEPLQYFGSLTTVRAEVEYKEGLLVLDHSYYLNAEDYELEYEVTNESAGYKVFTKLLEDLKIPIRPTDNKIKRFYAAKYNLLQE is encoded by the coding sequence GTGAGCCAGAATATCGAAATCGAATTCAAGAACATGCTGACAGAGGAAGAATTCCACTTCCTTGAAAAATACTTTAAAATCGAGCCAGAGCAATTCAAAAAACAGATTAATCATTATTTTGATACGAATTCCTTCACCTTGAAGGATCATGGTTCTGCTTTGCGAATCAGGGAAAAAGAATCCCAGTTTGAAATGACTTTAAAGCAGCCTGCCGAACTGGGTTTGCTAGAAACGAACCAGATGATAACGACTAGCCAGACTGAGGAAGCTTTGTCAACCGGGAAGCTGCCAGAAGGTGAAGTAAAAGACGCTGTTGGAAGTTTAATCGAAGATACAGAGCCTTTACAATACTTCGGGTCTCTCACCACCGTGCGCGCCGAAGTTGAGTACAAAGAAGGATTGCTTGTTCTGGACCATAGTTACTATTTAAATGCAGAAGATTATGAGCTAGAATATGAAGTGACGAATGAGTCAGCAGGATATAAGGTTTTCACCAAATTATTGGAAGACCTAAAAATCCCTATTAGACCGACCGATAATAAAATTAAAAGATTTTACGCTGCAAAATATAACCTTTTACAAGAATAG
- a CDS encoding competence protein CoiA — protein MLVANKSDGERLSLGERWEKNDLIEIRLREKFHCPECGEEVVMKLGSKKIWHFSHLAGGSCQFEYDRESEYHLSGKLKLYNWLKRQGINPKLEHFDQQMKQKPDIAFEFQNKKYAIEFQCSVIPAEIFEKRTQTYFDHGVIPIWVAAESLIKRKTNHVASINNFLYLFIRRPGDSWNIPAFCPITDQFINLHGAIPITSRKTITNFEVQSLNQLSVEELLNPTEKPFAFLKTWQTENQRLKSRYLTSPRAWQNPFLKELYRNHLSLLTLPSEIGLPVHSSPNIETPSFIWQTYLYLDVFRQYQKGDIIYYSRIRSAFDKRLRRREIKLRILPVAGQRDHWYALAEYVFLLTKVSYLERIDSGTVKVLREIIIPNSIDEQIIAEANFFTKYQNEITESIFQ, from the coding sequence GTGCTAGTTGCGAATAAAAGCGATGGTGAAAGATTATCACTTGGTGAAAGGTGGGAAAAAAATGATTTAATTGAGATCAGGTTGAGAGAAAAATTCCACTGTCCGGAATGCGGTGAAGAAGTGGTCATGAAACTAGGGAGCAAGAAGATTTGGCACTTTTCCCATTTGGCAGGAGGCAGCTGTCAATTTGAGTATGACCGTGAATCTGAATATCATCTATCCGGTAAGCTAAAGCTTTATAATTGGCTGAAGAGGCAAGGAATCAATCCTAAACTTGAACACTTTGACCAACAAATGAAGCAGAAACCGGACATTGCTTTCGAGTTTCAGAATAAAAAATACGCGATTGAATTCCAATGTTCAGTCATACCCGCAGAGATTTTCGAAAAAAGAACCCAAACCTATTTTGATCATGGAGTCATTCCAATTTGGGTTGCTGCAGAGAGCCTGATTAAGCGTAAAACGAATCATGTTGCATCAATCAATAACTTCCTCTATCTTTTCATTCGGCGACCCGGGGACTCGTGGAATATTCCGGCTTTTTGCCCGATTACCGACCAATTCATAAATCTGCATGGAGCCATTCCAATCACTTCTAGAAAGACAATCACAAATTTTGAAGTACAGTCTCTAAATCAGTTATCAGTAGAGGAGCTTCTGAACCCAACTGAGAAGCCGTTCGCCTTCTTGAAGACCTGGCAAACTGAAAACCAAAGACTGAAGTCACGCTACTTAACTTCTCCTAGAGCATGGCAAAATCCATTCCTAAAAGAACTCTATAGAAATCACCTCAGTCTTCTTACACTTCCATCCGAAATTGGCCTGCCTGTCCACTCGAGTCCTAATATCGAAACACCTTCATTCATCTGGCAGACATATCTTTACCTCGATGTATTCCGGCAATATCAAAAGGGGGATATCATATATTATTCAAGGATCCGGTCAGCCTTTGATAAGCGTTTAAGAAGGAGAGAAATCAAACTTCGAATCTTGCCTGTTGCTGGGCAAAGAGACCATTGGTACGCTCTTGCAGAGTACGTATTTCTTTTAACAAAGGTGTCATACTTGGAAAGAATTGACTCAGGTACAGTGAAAGTGCTCAGGGAAATCATTATCCCAAATTCAATTGACGAACAAATCATTGCAGAAGCCAACTTTTTCACCAAGTATCAAAATGAAATTACAGAATCAATATTCCAATAA
- a CDS encoding GTP pyrophosphokinase, protein MKHWDQFLEPYKHAVEELKVKLKGIRSQYELHSDHSPIEFVTGRVKPIASILDKAHQKGISLDKLESEMQDIAGLRIMCQFVDDIKTVVELLRSRNDFEIVEERDYISHKKASGYRSYHVVIRYPVQTIRGERKILAEIQIRTLAMNFWATVEHSLNYKYKGLFPEDIKIRLQRAAEAAFRLDEEMSTIRGEIQDAQAFFTRKKEMQQDGKK, encoded by the coding sequence GTGAAACACTGGGATCAATTTTTAGAACCTTATAAGCACGCTGTTGAAGAATTGAAGGTAAAGCTAAAGGGAATCAGGAGCCAATATGAACTCCATTCCGACCATTCCCCGATTGAATTTGTCACTGGGAGGGTAAAGCCTATAGCGAGCATTCTTGATAAGGCTCATCAAAAAGGCATTTCACTTGATAAGCTCGAATCAGAAATGCAGGATATTGCCGGCTTGAGGATCATGTGCCAGTTCGTGGATGACATCAAGACAGTGGTTGAATTATTGAGGAGCCGGAATGATTTTGAGATTGTCGAGGAGAGGGATTATATCTCGCATAAAAAAGCGAGCGGCTACCGCTCCTATCATGTCGTAATCCGCTATCCAGTCCAGACAATCCGGGGTGAAAGAAAGATACTGGCAGAAATCCAGATTAGAACATTGGCGATGAATTTCTGGGCAACAGTGGAGCATTCGCTGAATTATAAATATAAAGGGCTTTTTCCTGAGGACATTAAAATCAGGCTTCAGCGCGCAGCCGAGGCCGCATTCAGGCTCGATGAAGAAATGTCGACAATCAGGGGAGAAATCCAGGATGCTCAGGCTTTTTTTACAAGGAAAAAAGAAATGCAGCAGGATGGAAAGAAATAG
- a CDS encoding NAD kinase — MKFAITSKGDSRSNTLMHKMRTYLLDFDLQYDEDQPDLCISVGGDGTLLYAFHRYSSRLDKTAFIGVHTGHLGFYADWVPEEIEKLVIAVAKTPYQVIEYPLLEVIIRYQHGGRETRYLALNESTVKSVEGTLVMDVEIRGQHFERFRGDGLCVSTPSGSTAYNKALGGAILHPSLRAIQVAEMASINNRVFRTVGSPLILPDHHTCTLKPVNRPDFQVTVDHLTLLHKDVKSIQFRVADEKIRFARFRPFPFWKRVHDSFISDSD, encoded by the coding sequence ATGAAATTTGCGATCACTTCAAAAGGGGATTCCAGGTCCAATACATTAATGCATAAAATGAGGACATATCTTTTGGACTTTGATTTACAATATGATGAAGACCAGCCCGATCTTTGTATCTCAGTGGGAGGAGATGGCACGCTTTTGTATGCCTTCCATAGATACAGCAGCAGGCTGGACAAAACAGCATTCATTGGAGTACATACCGGGCACCTTGGCTTTTATGCTGACTGGGTTCCTGAAGAAATTGAAAAGCTTGTCATTGCCGTGGCCAAAACACCATATCAGGTGATTGAATATCCGCTGCTTGAGGTAATCATCAGGTACCAGCATGGCGGCAGAGAAACAAGGTATCTCGCCCTGAATGAATCGACAGTCAAATCTGTTGAGGGCACCCTTGTCATGGATGTTGAAATCAGAGGCCAGCATTTTGAACGCTTCCGTGGAGATGGTTTATGTGTATCCACGCCATCAGGAAGCACAGCCTACAATAAAGCATTAGGCGGTGCGATTCTGCACCCGTCACTAAGAGCTATCCAGGTTGCGGAGATGGCATCCATCAACAACCGCGTCTTCCGGACAGTGGGATCGCCGTTGATCCTTCCTGATCATCATACCTGTACACTAAAACCGGTTAATAGACCCGATTTCCAGGTGACGGTTGACCATTTGACACTTCTGCATAAGGACGTTAAATCAATCCAATTCCGGGTTGCGGATGAAAAGATCCGATTCGCACGCTTTAGGCCATTCCCATTCTGGAAAAGGGTACATGATTCGTTTATTTCTGACAGTGACTAA
- the prpE gene encoding bis(5'-nucleosyl)-tetraphosphatase PrpE → MNIDIIGDIHGCYAEFEELTGKLGYNWNSGVPVHPDGRQLAFVGDLTDRGPESLKTTELVWELVRNRKFAFYVPGNHCNKLYRYLLGNKVQTKHGLETTVSEFLSLNQAQKDSFRDKFVGLYESAPLYHVLDQGKLVIAHAGIREDYIGKNNSKVKTFVLYGDITGQNNADGTPVRRDWARNYQGNTIIVYGHTPVKEPRVLNNTYNIDTGAVFGGALTALRYPEIELVSVPSSMPYVPEKFREIE, encoded by the coding sequence ATGAACATAGATATCATTGGAGATATCCATGGCTGTTACGCAGAATTTGAAGAACTCACCGGAAAATTAGGCTACAATTGGAATTCCGGAGTCCCTGTTCACCCTGATGGCAGGCAGCTTGCTTTTGTCGGAGATTTGACTGATCGAGGGCCAGAATCACTAAAGACAACGGAACTGGTCTGGGAATTAGTCAGGAATAGGAAGTTTGCATTCTATGTTCCAGGAAACCACTGTAATAAACTGTACCGGTACCTGCTAGGAAACAAAGTGCAAACGAAACATGGCCTCGAAACGACTGTTTCTGAATTTTTGTCTCTGAATCAGGCACAAAAGGATTCTTTCCGTGACAAATTCGTTGGCTTATATGAGTCAGCTCCTTTATATCATGTTCTCGACCAGGGAAAACTTGTAATAGCACACGCAGGTATCCGTGAAGATTACATAGGAAAAAACAATTCAAAAGTTAAAACTTTTGTCCTTTACGGTGACATCACCGGCCAAAACAATGCAGATGGAACACCCGTAAGACGTGATTGGGCGAGGAATTATCAAGGAAATACAATCATTGTTTATGGGCATACACCGGTTAAAGAACCAAGAGTCCTTAATAATACTTACAATATAGATACAGGAGCTGTGTTTGGAGGAGCATTGACAGCTTTACGATATCCAGAAATAGAGCTGGTATCTGTTCCTTCATCGATGCCATATGTACCTGAAAAATTTCGGGAGATAGAATAG
- a CDS encoding ClpXP adapter SpxH family protein, whose protein sequence is MKLSRENLLSYDLSEFCHSLDKKPIEIYMFVDPLCPECWALEPIIKKLQIEYGNYFSIRHVLSGKLATLNMSRKKRYETIAELWEKTASRTGMSCDGSLWFENPVSSPYLASIAIKSAELQGRKKGIRFLRKLQEVLFLEKQNVSNFEVLKNCARSVGLDVEEFVTDIHSETAAKAFQCDLKITNEMDVQEIPTFVFFNANVEEEGIKITGLYPYEVYVQILEEMLQEKPEATKPPIIEQFLKQYKMVASKEVAVVYDMTVQQAEKELKKLMLKQKVEQIPAKYGVFWRYLEG, encoded by the coding sequence ATGAAACTGAGTCGGGAAAACCTTTTGAGCTATGACCTATCAGAGTTTTGCCATAGCTTAGATAAAAAACCTATAGAAATTTATATGTTTGTCGACCCGCTCTGTCCGGAATGCTGGGCACTAGAACCAATCATCAAAAAGCTCCAAATCGAATATGGCAATTATTTTTCTATTCGCCATGTTTTAAGCGGGAAACTTGCCACATTGAACATGAGCAGAAAAAAGCGTTATGAAACGATTGCGGAGCTTTGGGAAAAAACAGCGAGCAGAACAGGAATGTCATGTGACGGATCACTGTGGTTTGAAAACCCAGTGTCATCCCCCTATTTGGCTTCAATTGCTATAAAATCAGCTGAGCTTCAGGGGAGAAAGAAAGGCATCAGATTCTTGAGAAAGCTTCAAGAAGTCCTATTTCTTGAAAAACAGAATGTCTCGAACTTCGAGGTGTTAAAGAATTGCGCAAGAAGCGTCGGATTAGACGTAGAGGAATTCGTAACCGACATTCATTCTGAAACAGCCGCAAAAGCATTTCAGTGCGATTTAAAAATAACGAATGAAATGGATGTCCAGGAAATCCCGACATTCGTCTTTTTTAACGCGAATGTTGAAGAGGAAGGCATTAAGATTACCGGTCTTTACCCATATGAGGTATACGTCCAGATTCTTGAAGAAATGCTGCAGGAAAAACCTGAAGCGACCAAGCCGCCGATCATTGAACAATTTCTGAAACAGTACAAAATGGTTGCCTCTAAGGAAGTCGCCGTTGTATATGACATGACTGTTCAACAGGCCGAGAAGGAATTAAAGAAATTAATGCTAAAACAAAAAGTCGAACAAATCCCCGCTAAATATGGGGTGTTCTGGCGATATCTTGAAGGATGA
- a CDS encoding RluA family pseudouridine synthase — protein MAKNFTLEFTAEAADQGKMVREYLKEKEISKSALTDIKFKGGFISVNSQEVNVRYILDNGDHVRVEFPLEVPSEGLMGEEIPLSIVYEDDYLLVVNKPSGMNTIPSREHPHGSLANGLIGYYESRGISATTHIVTRLDRDTSGLVLIAKHSHVHHLFSKQQKSGGVKRSYEALAEGTVHENEGKIEEPIARKHDSIIEREVNHEGQYACTLFEVKKRYGDFTHIKLRLLTGRTHQIRVHTSYIGHPLLGDTLYGGTKDKISRQALHCRELTFFHSFLQKELHFTASLPEDMKEVLEKGRSF, from the coding sequence ATGGCGAAAAACTTCACATTGGAATTTACAGCTGAGGCAGCTGACCAGGGCAAAATGGTTAGAGAATACCTCAAGGAAAAGGAAATTTCCAAATCAGCGCTTACTGACATAAAGTTCAAGGGCGGTTTTATTTCAGTGAACAGCCAGGAGGTAAATGTCAGGTACATACTGGATAACGGAGATCATGTCAGAGTGGAATTTCCTCTTGAAGTACCATCTGAGGGTTTGATGGGGGAGGAAATCCCGCTTTCGATTGTTTATGAGGATGATTATTTACTGGTGGTCAATAAACCATCAGGAATGAATACGATTCCATCGAGGGAGCATCCACACGGCAGCTTGGCGAACGGGCTTATCGGTTATTATGAAAGCAGAGGTATATCCGCAACGACCCATATTGTCACCAGACTTGACAGGGATACATCCGGTCTTGTGCTGATAGCGAAACACAGCCATGTCCATCATTTATTCAGCAAGCAGCAAAAATCCGGCGGTGTTAAGCGGAGTTATGAAGCATTAGCTGAAGGTACGGTACATGAGAATGAAGGTAAAATCGAAGAGCCGATTGCCAGAAAACATGACAGCATCATCGAAAGGGAAGTTAACCACGAGGGCCAATACGCCTGTACATTGTTTGAGGTAAAGAAGCGATATGGTGATTTTACACATATTAAACTGAGACTTCTAACAGGCAGGACCCATCAAATCAGAGTGCACACCAGTTATATAGGGCATCCTCTGCTGGGTGATACTTTATATGGCGGTACAAAAGACAAGATTTCCAGACAAGCTTTGCATTGCCGGGAACTAACCTTTTTCCATTCTTTTTTGCAAAAAGAATTACATTTCACAGCAAGCCTTCCAGAGGATATGAAGGAAGTGCTTGAGAAAGGCAGGTCGTTTTAA
- a CDS encoding CAP domain-containing protein, translating to MSIYKHGKIITLSAVMLLGLAACNNNNDEAMDLRDNRMTTLGNDRTGYWDNDANRMKQQKRRAEINAAKRNTLNGEDATSEIMQMPNGKGFITIDPNSYSTGIPSSKYPHMEMNKGRLKLTEEQQADLDKMLAELQRRTGVDIPELNQGAAPAPAPNQGAAPAPAPTPRAVPAPDKDTVPAPEQGAAPAPEREAAPAPTQEAAPAPEQKATPTGTEISAFEARVIDLTNEQRRKNGLGNLQPDTALSNVAQEKSNDMQAKNYFSHTSPTYGSPFDMMRDFGVSYKSAGENIAMGQRSAEEVVNAWMNSEGHRKNILSPNFTHIGVGHTSEGNYWTQMFISK from the coding sequence TTGAGCATATATAAACATGGAAAAATAATTACTTTATCAGCTGTCATGTTGTTAGGCCTTGCAGCCTGCAATAACAATAATGATGAAGCGATGGATTTACGTGACAACAGAATGACAACCCTTGGAAATGACCGAACAGGTTATTGGGACAATGACGCAAATAGAATGAAGCAACAAAAACGCAGAGCAGAAATAAATGCAGCTAAAAGAAATACTCTAAATGGCGAGGATGCAACAAGTGAAATAATGCAAATGCCAAATGGTAAAGGATTTATCACAATCGACCCGAACTCTTATAGCACGGGAATACCTAGTTCGAAATATCCTCATATGGAAATGAACAAGGGAAGGCTGAAATTGACGGAGGAGCAGCAAGCTGATCTAGATAAAATGCTTGCGGAATTACAACGCCGTACTGGTGTCGACATACCAGAATTGAACCAGGGAGCTGCACCTGCACCTGCACCTAACCAGGGAGCGGCGCCAGCCCCAGCCCCTACACCAAGAGCAGTTCCAGCACCTGATAAAGATACAGTCCCGGCACCTGAGCAGGGAGCAGCTCCGGCACCGGAAAGAGAAGCAGCTCCGGCACCAACTCAGGAGGCTGCACCAGCACCAGAGCAAAAAGCTACTCCGACTGGTACTGAAATCAGTGCTTTTGAAGCTAGGGTGATTGACTTAACGAATGAACAGCGCAGGAAAAATGGATTGGGAAATCTCCAGCCAGATACAGCGTTAAGCAATGTGGCACAGGAAAAATCGAATGATATGCAAGCTAAAAATTACTTTTCACATACAAGCCCGACATATGGTTCGCCGTTTGATATGATGAGGGATTTTGGAGTTTCTTACAAGTCTGCCGGTGAGAACATCGCCATGGGTCAGCGAAGTGCTGAGGAAGTTGTAAACGCATGGATGAACAGCGAAGGCCATAGAAAGAACATTTTGAGTCCTAACTTCACACATATCGGTGTTGGGCATACAAGTGAAGGGAACTATTGGACCCAAATGTTTATCAGCAAGTAA